CGAGGTTTAAAATATAACAGCCGCAAAAGTTCTGAAAAGACGATTGCGGCTGTTTTTTTATTTGATGAGTTTCAGAAGGGCGTCAAAATCATATTCAGATTTTTCAGCTGCTTTTTGCCATTTAGGTATTTTCTTGAATATGTCCGATGCCTCTTTCATATCTTTCCCGGATAGCGTCCAATAGTAGGCCCACCAGAGATAGAGCTCGAACCTTTCCTTGTTGAACCAGAGCGTCCCTTCATAGGAATTCAGTCCCATCAACTGTCTGAAGCCATCCATATCTATCAGTTCTTCCAGAAATTCCCCGGACAGGTAAGAACCCTTGATCCCGGCTATGCGGCTGTAGCGCTCCTGCAGAAATTTGAACAGGGAAATGATTTTATCGATATCGCTTTCCCCCCAGCCCATATCGGTAAAGAGATCTCTCAGGTAATGGATGATCATCCAGTTATCCAGTATGTTTCTGTTTATTCTTTCCTCGTCCGCCGGACTGATGAGACGACCAGTGTACCGATAGAGGGAGAACAGATAGAGAACAATGCGGTTCTGCCAGGTGAACCCTTCGCTGAAATAAGCGGATGCGGCTTTTTCCTTTTTAAGTTTTTTAGTTATATCATCGGGATGGGCCAGGGCTTCTCTGACCAGAGAAGCTACCTCTTCGACATCTCCCGTGCCACCGGCAAAATCGCGAACTGATTGATATGTTTCGACAAAATCCTTCAACGGCTCTTCTGAAATATCAGAAAGAGTTAAATGATTTTCTTTAAGATTCGTGAGGATTTCACGGTTCACATGTTTCCGGTAGGCTGCGTAAAGCGGCTGGAAAATCATTTCTCTGTATTCTCTGTCCATATCGGGCGTTCCCGAGCCATTGAGTTTGGAGCAGATATCGGCAATGCGGTTGGAATCGCTGTTTCTCAGTTCATGGATGTCCATAAAGACGTGGCTGTTAAAACCATCCAGCTCGACAAAGAGCCCGTTTTCGTAGATTTCCCTGCTGTTCCTGATAAACCACAATCCGTTTTTCAATTCCCTGAAGACACAGTAACAGTCGCCATCGTTTGTCAGGCCGAGAGATTCTCCCAGAGAAGAGCTTTCGAAACGGGATCCATTCTCATCATTTTCAATAAAAGGAGCTGAGTGGTTGATTGTACCTACGGCTCTTTCATAAGCATTGTTGTAGAGAACGAGCACATATTCTCCCCCGCATTTGTTGGAGTAGGCAAAGACATTATCATTTACGGCGCCCGAATGCTCGAACAGGTCAAAAAGCCTGAATCGATTTGCTGAAACAAACAGATAGCGGCGTTTCATAATAGGGAATATTTCCCTTTCGTGACGTTCAACCAGAGCCGGATCGGGATACTCATCCCAGAGCGGCTTATGAAATTCCATTCCGTATTTTTCTTTATAGCCTTCGATCTGGCCATGGCCTATCATGGGAAGGCCGGGCATCGTGAGCATCAGGGTCAGGACGCCGAAGTATTTGTCTCCTGTTCCGAACTGTACCGCTGCCGTATCTTCATCGGGGTTATTCATGAAATTCACAAATCGTTTGAGAATTTTTCTATCGTAATTGAGCGTGTTTTTTATGGTCTCTTTGTATTTACCGTTTTCCTCGTTTTTAAGCATATTCATGAAAGCGGAGTTGTAGACTCTGTGCATTCCCAGATTGCGGACGAAGTATCCCTCCATCATCCAGAAGGCTTCGGCGAGCAGCAGTGTATCGGGAGCTTCGGCGGCAACGCGGCTGACAACTTCCTTCCAGAATTCACCGCCGCAGGCATCGTCAAAATCCTTTGCGGTCATGGCGAAGTTTGCTCTCGATGCGATATCTCCTCCCTGTCCGGGAAGCGGGTACCAGAGCCTCTGGATATGTTTTTTAGCCAGAGTCATGGCTGCGTCGAAGCGAATGACGGGAAAATTCCTGGCGACATGAATTATCTGGCCGATAACGGCTTCCCGAACTTCTTCTTTGAGAAAATCGAGCTGGGCCGTATCGTTCCAGGGCATGGATGTTCCGTCATTGCCGTGATAAATGTACCGGGTTTCTCCTGTATGGAAATTGACCCGCTTGAAGGTAACGGCGGCATCGCTTTTGTCATAGTAATGGTCTTCCAGGTATATTCCGATTCCAGGGTCTTCGGAAAGATTTTCACTGTTGTAGGTATAGGAGGGAAAGGGAGGCCTATCGGTCTGTATGAACCAGTCCGGTCGGCTGCGAGTCCATTCGGAATCGATCCCCGTGTGATTGGGAACCATGTCACTAGCCAGGCGTATGCCTCTGTTCCGGCACCGTTCCCGCAGGTTGGCAAGAGCTTCCCAACCGCCGATTTCCCAGTCTATGTCATAACTGAATAGGGAATAAGCCGAAGAAACGGCATCGTGATTGCCGCAGCGTCTTTTGATTTCCCGTGAAGCATTGCTTCTGTTCCATATGCCGATCAGCCAAAGGCAGTTGATACCCCGGGACGCCATTATGTCGAGCTCTTCATCGGGAATCTGATCGAGCCTTTTTATTTCTCTTTTATAATCGCGGCTAAGCTGATTAAGCCAGACCAGTGCGTTTTTAGCCAGAAGGATAACTTCGGGCATCCAGTTGCTGTCGGCACTGTAGTTGGGGTTATCTTCATCCTCGCTGTTGTGATAAGCCCCGAATTCTAACGCCGTGGTCGGTCCCGGTCCGCTGAAATGTACTTTGTTCTCTTCTCTTATAAGATCAATGCCCTTAAGAAGCAATAAGAGAAAGTCATCAGTCAGAAAAGTCCACATTTCCTTCATATACTCGATCTGACTCTGGAGCGATTCAGGATGTTTCTGCGCCGGCTCAAGCAGAAGCTTGAGAAGATTGTCTCCATAAGTTCCGAAAGAGGGCGTTTTGTCGAAATGTTCCAGCAGCGAATAAAACGCCGGAGTGTAAGGCGTCTTCTCTGCAAGGGGCGAATCGTCAAATATTTCTCTGTATTTCTGTGCCGCCCTGTTACTGTTGCAGATTTTTAGAAGAATGATTTCTTCGAGTATTTTCTCCCGGGCGGGACTATTCTCTATAGGGTCGTCGAGAGAGCGCTCCGGTCCTCCAGAAAAAAATTGCCCGTAGAGCTTGAGCATGGCATCTATTTTCCCCTTTCCATACTGTTCGGAAAGGGTTTTCAGTGCGCTATTGAAAGCGAGATTGTCCGACTCCAGGAGATAACGTCCGATCAGATAGTGGTTAATTCTCTCAATCAGAGCCAAAGCATTCAAATCGCTGGAATGATAAAATTCTTCCAGCTCCGAATTCTTTCGCTTGATTTTATTAATATTCTCGGTGAGATCCTGTATCTGATAATTTCCTTTCAGGAGTGTTTTGCCTGTCTCAGAAAAGGATAATTCTTTCAAATTGTATTTCTCTCTGCATTCATTTCTCAAATGCATTTCCAGAGTCATATCACCGATCATTTTTGGTATCTCCTGATTTCGTCTTTATTCAACTATAAATGAAAAGCCGGCTTAAAGCCGGCAATTTATTATTTAGAGAGTTATTTTCTGGTTTTTTCTGATTTCCACCAGAGAGCTGATGCTTTCCTTGAGCTTTT
This is a stretch of genomic DNA from Spirochaeta isovalerica. It encodes these proteins:
- a CDS encoding alpha-amylase family glycosyl hydrolase, whose protein sequence is MIGDMTLEMHLRNECREKYNLKELSFSETGKTLLKGNYQIQDLTENINKIKRKNSELEEFYHSSDLNALALIERINHYLIGRYLLESDNLAFNSALKTLSEQYGKGKIDAMLKLYGQFFSGGPERSLDDPIENSPAREKILEEIILLKICNSNRAAQKYREIFDDSPLAEKTPYTPAFYSLLEHFDKTPSFGTYGDNLLKLLLEPAQKHPESLQSQIEYMKEMWTFLTDDFLLLLLKGIDLIREENKVHFSGPGPTTALEFGAYHNSEDEDNPNYSADSNWMPEVILLAKNALVWLNQLSRDYKREIKRLDQIPDEELDIMASRGINCLWLIGIWNRSNASREIKRRCGNHDAVSSAYSLFSYDIDWEIGGWEALANLRERCRNRGIRLASDMVPNHTGIDSEWTRSRPDWFIQTDRPPFPSYTYNSENLSEDPGIGIYLEDHYYDKSDAAVTFKRVNFHTGETRYIYHGNDGTSMPWNDTAQLDFLKEEVREAVIGQIIHVARNFPVIRFDAAMTLAKKHIQRLWYPLPGQGGDIASRANFAMTAKDFDDACGGEFWKEVVSRVAAEAPDTLLLAEAFWMMEGYFVRNLGMHRVYNSAFMNMLKNEENGKYKETIKNTLNYDRKILKRFVNFMNNPDEDTAAVQFGTGDKYFGVLTLMLTMPGLPMIGHGQIEGYKEKYGMEFHKPLWDEYPDPALVERHEREIFPIMKRRYLFVSANRFRLFDLFEHSGAVNDNVFAYSNKCGGEYVLVLYNNAYERAVGTINHSAPFIENDENGSRFESSSLGESLGLTNDGDCYCVFRELKNGLWFIRNSREIYENGLFVELDGFNSHVFMDIHELRNSDSNRIADICSKLNGSGTPDMDREYREMIFQPLYAAYRKHVNREILTNLKENHLTLSDISEEPLKDFVETYQSVRDFAGGTGDVEEVASLVREALAHPDDITKKLKKEKAASAYFSEGFTWQNRIVLYLFSLYRYTGRLISPADEERINRNILDNWMIIHYLRDLFTDMGWGESDIDKIISLFKFLQERYSRIAGIKGSYLSGEFLEELIDMDGFRQLMGLNSYEGTLWFNKERFELYLWWAYYWTLSGKDMKEASDIFKKIPKWQKAAEKSEYDFDALLKLIK